In a single window of the Nicotiana tomentosiformis chromosome 8, ASM39032v3, whole genome shotgun sequence genome:
- the LOC104088586 gene encoding pEARLI1-like lipid transfer protein 1, which produces MAKSLALFLVFNILFFTVVSACSTCPGPKPKPKPKPKPKPCPPPPSSQGGKCPTDALKLGVCANVLNGLLNVTLGTPPVKPCCSLIENLVDLEAAVCLCTALKANILGINLNLPISLNLLLNVCSKKAPKGFTCP; this is translated from the coding sequence ATGGCCAAGTCACTAGCCCTCTTTCTTGTATTCAATATCCTTTTCTTCACAGTAGTGAGTGCATGCAGCACTTGCCCTggccctaaacctaaacctaaacctaaaccaaAGCCAAAGCCATGTCCCCCTCCTCCTTCTTCTCAAGGTGGCAAATGCCCAACTGATGCCTTAAAACTAGGTGTTTGCGCTAATGTGCTTAATGGTTTGCTGAATGTTACCCTGGGAACTCCACCAGTAAAACCATGCTGCAGTCTTATTGAAAATCTTGTGGACTTGGAGGCTGCTGTCTGCCTTTGCACTGCCCTTAAGGCTAACATTTTGGGAATTAACCTTAATCTCCCTATTTCTCTCAACTTACTTCTCAATGTTTGCAGTAAGAAGGCTCCAAAGGGATTCACTTGTCCCTAA
- the LOC104104590 gene encoding 14 kDa proline-rich protein DC2.15-like, with amino-acid sequence MDSKRNLVTLFLFFNILFFTLVSGCWSGCNNPPTPKPNPNPNPNPNPSPSKGHCPRDALKLGVCAKVLNGPVGAVIGTPPDMPCCSVLGGLLDLEAAVCLCTALKANILGINIDIPIALSLLINTCGKSLPSDFTCA; translated from the coding sequence ATGGATTCAAAGAGAAACTTAGttactctctttttattttttaacattCTTTTCTTTACCCTTGTAAGTGGCTGCTGGAGTGGCTGCAATAATCCACCAACTCCAAAACCAAATCCGAACCCGAACCCAAATCCTAACCCTAGCCCATCAAAGGGACACTGCCCAAGAGATGCCCTAAAACTAGGTGTCTGTGCCAAGGTGCTGAACGGACCCGTCGGAGCCGTCATCGGAACCCCACCGGACATGCCTTGTTGTTCCGTACTAGGTGGACTTTTGGATCTTGAAGCTGCAGTTTGCCTTTGCACTGCACTGAAAGCCAACATTCTTGGAATCAACATTGATATTCCCATTGCACTAAGCTTGCTTATTAATACTTGTGGGAAAAGTCTACCATCTGACTTCACTTGTGCCTAA